Below is a window of Primulina huaijiensis isolate GDHJ02 unplaced genomic scaffold, ASM1229523v2 scaffold41423, whole genome shotgun sequence DNA.
accAATATTAAGTCGTAATCCGCTAAAGAAGGTGAAACCGAGGCCTTAATGAACAATTTCCCCCTCAATTTTGTggataaatcaagaaaatttattTGTAATGCATCCTCATAAGTTTGAGTAATTACAAACCAGCCCCAACAATCGTGACAGAGATCAGCGGCCAACACAAGTCTTTTCCCCacagaaaatttaaataaaatagtaatATATAACAGCTGCAACTTTAAGATGTGCAGGCAGGTCTTCGAGGAGGCAATTGTTGGTGAGGTGTCCTCTTtaaaaaacagaaaagaaaagaaaagaaaagaaaagaaaagaaaaaattataattaaaattcaatttgatgaattaaatttaattaattcaaacaaATATATAGATTATTACCTGTAATTTTGGCCTTAATGTCTCTATGTCCACCATCGTTTTTTGGTTGACTCCAGCACCTTGCTGATAGTTggaaacaaatattattttttaaaatatatttatattaatttttgggttttttttctgttgaaaaaaatattaattcaatGTATCGGTAaaaaaatactattattttatttgtctAGTTAATGAAATTGATATACGGTAAATTTGCTTTAAATTCACACAATCAAACTTAAGTTTGAGTTCAATCTCAGTCAAAAATATTGTGTGTTTGTATTCTCAAATCCCAAAAAAATATTCTGCGACCTCTGGACTCACGTGTTTTTTCTCGCATGAAAAtcgatacaaaatattaaaatatgatattaatatatgatatttgaatgtcGAAGTTGTTTTATATcatatactaatatatgatttttgagtattcAAACATGTATATCAAGTATAGACATCGATGACACATCTTTCTTTTAAGATGAAAATCGGTACAAAATATCGAAAATGTGATGTTAATAAATGATATTTGAGTAACTATTGTTTCAAATCTGGatgtaaatatatgatttttgagtacttAAACATGTGTAACAAATGTTGATAGTAATAAAATTGTTTCAACttaataatcaaaattttatcttttgtatCCTATCTAAAATAGTTGatactcaaatattatatatcagtatcatatttttaatgttttgtatagATTTTCATaagtaaaaaaacatatatgagtCCAGAGAGTGCAAACGTATATTTTTTTTGACAGTACATGAGCGcaaatttaattttagtttGGGAGATTCAAAGCAAATTTACCCAAATTGATACCTTGCATAAAGCCCAATCCGCAGAATCAAAAAAGGCCCGTTCAGGGTCCTACATTCATAAATTTTAAGTAATCAACGagtttaatataaattataatagtaaacataaacattaatacatatttaaaactAAACTAATTACCTTCGAGATTAATGGTTTCTTCTTCGGCATCAAGCCTCCATACTTTTTATCCATTGAAGAAgtctataattaaaaataaataaatgaaaaccaAATTTTTGAATGACAAAAACTCTTGTAATACCGTCTCACATGTTAactttctaagattgatcttcgagcagactcaactcatgaaaaaatattacattttatgtcCAAAAAACTACTTTTCACGataattataaatcaaatcgaTTCATTATAGACTCgttaaaatatctaaatatctaacaagttattttttttgagaaaaataagcCAATCACAAAGGAATATGGAGATATATACGGGCATAGTTGACAGCCCAACCACCCCTAAAGTTTACAAATCCCATGCAATTAGGAGCCTGTGCAGACAACCTTAACTACAATTATAAGTTTATAATGGAGTTTCTAATCATGATTGAGTTGCTAATTATCGTTGTTAATTAGGTTAAAACCTTAATCCTATCCAAAATACATTGGACCACGTGTTTGGGCAGCgtcatctctcttttttttaaaaatatacatctgatattttaatttttggttttttttttcctctcaatATTATTCGAATTCAGCGTACAAAAGTTAGAAATGA
It encodes the following:
- the LOC140969388 gene encoding uncharacterized protein isoform X1 → MYVYITLFLFVSISLLVFSVLLHFKDIDMAGYKRSEESAASSQEHETSSMDKKYGGLMPKKKPLISKDPERAFFDSADWALCKQGAGVNQKTMVDIETLRPKLQRTPHQQLPPRRPACTS
- the LOC140969388 gene encoding uncharacterized protein isoform X2, translated to MAGYKRSEESAASSQEHETSSMDKKYGGLMPKKKPLISKDPERAFFDSADWALCKQGAGVNQKTMVDIETLRPKLQRTPHQQLPPRRPACTS